A region of Mycolicibacterium brumae DNA encodes the following proteins:
- a CDS encoding Bax inhibitor-1/YccA family protein → MRESSNPVLRSLSKQSPAQGGYATFGNAAAAGAAGMAHQGYDQPYTQQQGVGRPLTIDDVVQKTGITLGVVILSAVVSYFLVDAGAPTYPLAMPLMLIGAIGGLVMVMIASFGRKQDNPAIVLTYAVLEGMFVGSISFVFANMVVSGISAGALISQAVLGTLGVFFGMLVVYKTGAIRVTPKLTRMVVAGLFGVLFLALGNFLLSIFGVNGGEGLGLRSGGAIAIIFSLVCIGLAAFMFLIDFDQADQAIRAGAPEKAAWGIALGLTVTLVWLYVEILRLLSYFNQD, encoded by the coding sequence GTGCGGGAATCCAGCAACCCGGTACTTCGTTCGCTGTCCAAGCAGTCGCCGGCGCAGGGCGGGTACGCGACATTCGGCAACGCGGCGGCGGCCGGCGCCGCCGGCATGGCTCACCAGGGCTATGACCAGCCCTACACCCAGCAGCAGGGCGTCGGCCGGCCGCTGACCATCGACGACGTGGTGCAGAAGACCGGCATCACCCTCGGCGTGGTCATCCTGTCCGCCGTCGTCAGCTACTTCCTGGTCGACGCGGGCGCCCCGACCTACCCGCTGGCCATGCCGCTGATGCTCATCGGCGCCATCGGCGGCCTCGTCATGGTGATGATCGCCTCCTTCGGGCGCAAGCAGGACAACCCGGCCATCGTGCTGACCTACGCCGTGCTCGAGGGCATGTTCGTCGGCTCGATCTCGTTCGTGTTCGCGAACATGGTGGTGTCCGGCATCAGCGCGGGCGCGCTGATCAGCCAGGCGGTGCTCGGCACGCTCGGTGTGTTCTTCGGGATGCTCGTGGTCTACAAGACCGGCGCCATCCGGGTGACCCCCAAGCTGACCCGGATGGTCGTCGCCGGCCTGTTCGGCGTGCTGTTCCTGGCGCTGGGCAACTTCCTGCTGTCGATCTTCGGTGTGAACGGCGGCGAGGGCCTGGGCCTGCGCAGCGGTGGCGCCATCGCGATCATCTTCTCGCTGGTCTGCATCGGCCTGGCCGCGTTCATGTTCCTGATCGACTTCGACCAGGCTGACCAGGCCATCCGCGCCGGCGCCCCGGAGAAGGCGGCCTGGGGCATCGCGCTCGGCCTGACCGTCACCCTGGTCTGGCTGTACGTCGAGATCCTGCGTCTGCTGTCCTACTTCAACCAGGACTAG
- the purT gene encoding formate-dependent phosphoribosylglycinamide formyltransferase, with the protein MTTIGTPLSPNATRVMLLGAGELGREVTIALARLGVETIAVDRYDNAPGQQLAHHSRTIAMTDPDQLRALIEAERPDLVLPEIEAIATGVLQELEDAGVVRVIPTARAARLTMDREGIRRLAAETLGVPTSPYAFCDSLEELRAAIDGGVGYPCVVKPVMSSSGKGQSKLDGPADVAGAWEYAMGGARVANTRIIVEGFIDFDYEITLLTVRSVGADGGAVTSFCEPIGHRQVAGDYVESWQPHPMSEAALANAKAIAAAVTDNLGGQGVFGVELFVKGDEVWFSEVSPRPHDTGMVTMITQWQSEFELHARAVLGLPVDTSRKTPGASAVIYGGVEAEGVVFDGVAAALAVPGADLRLFGKPESFATRRMGVALARDADVAVARANAAEAASRVTPRAP; encoded by the coding sequence GTGACGACGATCGGGACGCCGCTGTCGCCCAACGCGACGCGGGTGATGCTGCTGGGCGCCGGCGAACTCGGCCGCGAGGTGACCATCGCGCTGGCGCGCCTCGGGGTGGAGACCATCGCCGTCGACCGCTATGACAACGCGCCCGGCCAGCAGCTGGCGCACCACAGCAGGACCATCGCGATGACCGATCCGGATCAGCTGCGGGCCCTGATCGAGGCGGAGCGGCCGGACCTGGTGCTGCCGGAGATCGAGGCCATCGCCACCGGCGTGCTGCAGGAGCTGGAGGACGCGGGCGTGGTCCGCGTCATCCCGACCGCGCGGGCGGCCCGGCTGACCATGGACCGGGAGGGTATCCGCCGGCTGGCCGCCGAAACCCTCGGCGTGCCGACCAGCCCGTACGCGTTCTGCGATTCGCTGGAGGAATTGCGGGCGGCCATCGACGGCGGCGTCGGCTACCCGTGCGTGGTGAAGCCGGTGATGAGCAGTTCCGGCAAGGGTCAATCGAAGCTGGACGGCCCGGCCGATGTGGCAGGCGCGTGGGAGTACGCGATGGGCGGCGCACGGGTGGCCAACACCCGGATCATCGTCGAGGGCTTCATCGACTTCGACTACGAGATCACCCTGTTGACGGTGCGCTCCGTCGGCGCCGACGGCGGGGCCGTGACCTCGTTCTGCGAGCCGATCGGGCACCGCCAGGTGGCCGGCGACTACGTGGAGAGCTGGCAGCCGCACCCGATGAGCGAGGCCGCGCTGGCCAACGCGAAGGCGATCGCCGCCGCGGTGACCGACAACCTCGGCGGCCAGGGCGTGTTCGGCGTCGAACTGTTCGTCAAGGGCGACGAGGTGTGGTTCTCCGAGGTGAGCCCGCGCCCGCACGACACCGGCATGGTCACCATGATCACCCAGTGGCAGAGCGAGTTCGAGCTGCACGCCCGCGCGGTGCTGGGCCTGCCGGTGGACACCTCGCGCAAGACCCCGGGCGCCAGCGCGGTGATCTACGGCGGGGTGGAGGCCGAGGGTGTGGTGTTCGACGGGGTGGCCGCGGCGCTGGCCGTGCCCGGCGCCGACCTGCGGCTGTTCGGCAAGCCGGAGAGCTTCGCCACCCGCCGGATGGGGGTGGCGCTGGCCCGCGACGCCGACGTGGCGGTGGCCCGCGCCAACGCGGCGGAGGCCGCCTCGCGGGTCACACCCCGCGCGCCCTGA
- a CDS encoding acetyl-CoA C-acetyltransferase: protein MPEAVIVATARSPIGRAVKGSLAGMRPDDLTAQMVRAVLDKAPALDPRDVNDLMVGCGQPAGEAGYNIARAVAVELGYDFMPGTTVNRYCSSSLQTTRMAFHAIKAGEGDVFISAGVETVSRFGVGAADGAPGSANPIFDEAQARTATRAQGADEWHDPREDGLLPDVYIAMGQTAENVVLATGISREEQDRWGVRSQNRAEEAIKAGFFEREITPVTLPDGAVVSTDDGPRAGTTYEAVSQLKPVFRPNGTITAGNACPLNDGAAAVLIMSDTKAKELGLTPLARIVSTGVSGLSPEIMGLGPIEAVRRALDIAGMSISDIDLYEINEAFAVQVLGSARELGMDEDKLNVSGGAIALGHPFGMTGARITATLLNNLATYDKTFGIETMCVGGGQGMAMVVERLS from the coding sequence ATGCCCGAAGCCGTCATCGTCGCCACCGCCCGCTCTCCGATCGGGCGCGCCGTCAAGGGATCGCTGGCCGGGATGCGTCCCGACGATCTGACCGCCCAGATGGTCCGCGCCGTGCTGGACAAGGCGCCGGCCCTGGACCCGCGCGACGTCAACGACCTGATGGTCGGCTGCGGGCAGCCCGCCGGTGAGGCCGGCTACAACATCGCCCGCGCGGTGGCCGTCGAACTGGGCTACGACTTCATGCCCGGAACCACCGTGAACCGGTACTGCTCGTCGTCGCTGCAGACCACCCGGATGGCGTTCCACGCCATCAAGGCCGGCGAGGGCGACGTGTTCATCTCCGCCGGAGTCGAGACGGTGTCGCGGTTCGGCGTCGGCGCGGCCGACGGCGCCCCGGGCAGCGCCAACCCGATCTTCGACGAGGCCCAGGCCCGCACCGCCACCCGCGCCCAGGGCGCCGACGAGTGGCACGACCCGCGCGAAGACGGTCTGCTGCCCGACGTCTACATCGCGATGGGCCAGACCGCCGAGAACGTGGTGCTGGCAACCGGCATCAGCCGTGAGGAGCAGGACCGCTGGGGCGTGCGCAGCCAGAACCGCGCGGAGGAGGCCATCAAGGCCGGCTTCTTCGAACGGGAGATCACCCCGGTGACGCTGCCCGACGGCGCCGTCGTCAGCACCGATGACGGGCCGCGCGCCGGCACCACCTACGAGGCGGTCTCCCAGCTCAAGCCGGTGTTCCGGCCGAACGGAACCATCACCGCGGGCAACGCCTGTCCGCTGAACGACGGCGCCGCCGCGGTGTTGATCATGAGCGACACCAAGGCCAAGGAACTGGGGCTGACCCCGCTGGCCCGGATCGTGTCCACCGGGGTCTCCGGCCTGTCACCGGAGATCATGGGGCTGGGCCCGATCGAGGCGGTGCGCCGCGCGTTGGACATCGCGGGCATGTCGATCTCCGACATCGACCTGTACGAGATCAACGAGGCCTTCGCGGTGCAGGTCCTCGGCTCGGCGCGCGAGCTGGGCATGGACGAGGACAAGCTGAACGTCTCCGGCGGAGCGATCGCGCTCGGCCACCCGTTCGGTATGACCGGCGCCCGGATCACCGCGACGCTGCTGAACAACCTGGCGACCTACGACAAGACCTTCGGCATCGAGACGATGTGCGTCGGCGGCGGTCAGGGCATGGCCATGGTCGTCGAGCGGCTCAGCTGA
- a CDS encoding SGNH/GDSL hydrolase family protein: MSIGVPRRSTVATTAVGLAATTGVGLLSARNLLSGQAVKVRQVIPKSWDVPPRADGVYAPGGGEVQRWKRGVPVDLHLMVFGDSTATGYGCRSAEEVPGVLLARGLAERSGKRIRLSTKAIVGATSKGLAGQVDAMFVAGPPPDAAVIMIGANDVTALNGLGPSARRLSDAVTRLRAADAVVVVGTCPDFGVITAIPQPLRWVTRDRGLRLARTQARAVRAAGGVPVPLADLLSPDFRQHPELMFSADRYHPSAAGYELAGMQLLPALCYALGEWPGDLPWESRSAEARSLTDRLAMLAQRWPRRSTGVPAPMVAAAD; this comes from the coding sequence GTGAGTATAGGCGTTCCGCGTCGCTCGACCGTGGCAACCACGGCGGTGGGTCTGGCCGCCACCACCGGGGTGGGGCTGCTCAGTGCCCGAAACCTGTTGAGCGGCCAGGCCGTCAAGGTCCGCCAGGTGATCCCGAAGTCCTGGGACGTGCCGCCGCGCGCCGACGGTGTCTACGCTCCCGGAGGCGGCGAGGTGCAGCGCTGGAAGCGCGGCGTCCCCGTCGATTTGCATCTGATGGTGTTCGGCGACTCCACGGCCACCGGCTATGGCTGCCGCAGCGCCGAAGAGGTGCCCGGGGTGCTGCTGGCCCGCGGGCTCGCCGAACGGTCCGGCAAGCGAATCCGGTTGAGCACCAAGGCCATTGTCGGCGCCACCTCCAAGGGGCTGGCCGGTCAGGTGGACGCGATGTTCGTCGCGGGGCCGCCGCCGGACGCGGCCGTCATCATGATCGGCGCCAATGACGTCACCGCGCTCAACGGCCTGGGCCCCTCGGCCCGACGGCTCTCTGACGCGGTCACCCGGCTGCGGGCGGCCGACGCGGTGGTGGTCGTGGGGACCTGCCCGGATTTCGGTGTGATCACCGCGATTCCGCAGCCGTTGCGCTGGGTGACCCGGGACCGGGGCCTGCGGCTGGCCCGCACCCAGGCCCGCGCAGTCCGCGCCGCCGGCGGGGTGCCGGTGCCGCTGGCGGACCTGTTGAGCCCGGACTTCCGCCAACACCCGGAGCTGATGTTCTCTGCCGACCGCTACCATCCGTCGGCGGCCGGGTACGAGCTCGCCGGCATGCAGCTGCTGCCTGCGCTGTGCTACGCCCTCGGCGAGTGGCCCGGCGACCTACCGTGGGAGTCCCGGTCCGCAGAGGCCCGCTCGCTGACGGACCGGCTGGCGATGCTGGCGCAGCGCTGGCCGCGGCGCAGCACCGGGGTACCGGCGCCGATGGTCGCGGCCGCCGACTAA
- a CDS encoding alpha/beta hydrolase has protein sequence MTAPSKLSGAPGPYVGAASLRKTRKYPVSDGAPVEVVEGGPSLTARAVSLACRLTVRPALALGSFVPHLPWPFGVLDQLGKALVPESGTVRATIGLPNATAQLVRARGVLPADGNRRIVLYMHGGAFLTCGVNSHSRIVESISQYADSPVLVVDYRLIPRHSVGEAVDDCHDAYRWLRLRGYDPDQIVLAGDSAGGYLALTLAQRLRELGEEPAALVGISPLLQLAKEPKQAHPNIHTDAMFGPGAFTALVGLVSRAAGRRGEDVYEPLDHIQPGLPRTLIHVSGSEVLLHDARLAARRLAAAGVPTEVRVWRGQIHDFQMAAPLIPEADRSLRQIGQYIREATE, from the coding sequence ATGACCGCACCGAGCAAGCTTTCGGGAGCGCCCGGGCCATACGTGGGCGCGGCGAGTCTGCGAAAGACCCGCAAGTATCCGGTGAGCGACGGCGCGCCCGTCGAAGTGGTGGAGGGCGGCCCCAGCCTCACCGCCCGGGCGGTGTCACTGGCCTGCCGCCTCACCGTGCGCCCCGCGCTGGCGCTGGGCAGCTTCGTGCCGCACCTGCCCTGGCCGTTCGGTGTCCTCGACCAACTCGGCAAGGCGCTGGTGCCGGAATCCGGGACGGTGCGGGCCACCATCGGATTGCCCAATGCCACAGCGCAATTGGTGCGCGCCCGGGGTGTGCTGCCGGCCGACGGCAATCGGCGGATCGTGCTGTACATGCACGGCGGGGCCTTCCTGACCTGCGGGGTCAACTCGCACAGCAGGATCGTCGAGTCGATCTCCCAGTACGCCGACTCCCCGGTGCTCGTCGTCGACTACCGGCTGATTCCCCGGCATTCGGTGGGCGAGGCGGTCGACGACTGTCACGACGCCTACCGCTGGCTACGGCTGCGCGGCTACGACCCGGATCAGATTGTGCTGGCCGGGGATTCGGCCGGCGGCTACCTGGCGCTGACGCTGGCTCAGCGGTTGCGCGAACTGGGGGAGGAGCCGGCGGCGCTGGTCGGCATCTCGCCGCTGCTGCAACTGGCCAAGGAGCCCAAGCAGGCGCACCCCAATATCCACACCGACGCGATGTTCGGCCCGGGCGCCTTCACCGCTTTGGTGGGGCTGGTGTCCCGGGCGGCGGGGCGCCGCGGCGAGGACGTCTACGAGCCGCTCGACCACATTCAGCCCGGGTTGCCGCGCACCCTGATCCACGTCTCCGGATCCGAGGTGCTGCTGCACGACGCCCGGCTGGCGGCCCGGCGGCTGGCCGCGGCCGGCGTGCCGACCGAGGTGCGGGTGTGGCGCGGCCAGATCCACGACTTCCAGATGGCGGCCCCGCTGATCCCGGAGGCCGACCGCTCGCTGCGCCAGATCGGCCAGTACATCCGCGAGGCGACCGAGTAG
- a CDS encoding cystathionine beta-synthase — MRIAEHITDLIGNTPLVKLTSVVPPGAATVVAKVEYLNPGGSSKDRIAVKMIDAAEASGELKPGGTIVEPTSGNTGVGLALVAQRRGYKCVFVCPDKVSEDKRNVLRAYGADVVVCPTAVAPEDPDSYYSVSDRLVADIPGAWKPNQYANLNGPASHYDTTGPEIWADTDGRVTHFVAGVGTGGTITGTGRYLKDVSEGRVQVVGADPEGSVYSGGTGRPYLVEGVGEDFWPAAYDPAIPDEIIAVSDADSFDMTRRLAREEGLLVGGSCGMAVVAAIDVAKKAGPDGLVVVLLPDGGRGYLSKIFNDAWMSSYGFLRSRLDGSVDDATAGDVLRRKSGELPDLVHTHPSETVRDAIEIMREYGVSQMPVVGAEPPVMAGEVAGSVSERELLSAVFEGRASLADAVAQHMSPPLPMIGSGESIAAVAAAFHDEDALMVVDGGKPVGVITRHDLLGFWSEGSKRR, encoded by the coding sequence ATGCGCATCGCCGAACACATCACCGATCTCATCGGCAACACCCCTCTGGTCAAACTGACCTCCGTGGTCCCGCCGGGCGCCGCGACGGTGGTCGCCAAGGTCGAGTACCTCAACCCCGGCGGCAGCTCGAAGGACCGCATCGCGGTCAAGATGATCGACGCCGCCGAGGCCAGTGGTGAGCTCAAGCCCGGCGGCACCATCGTGGAGCCGACCTCCGGCAACACCGGCGTCGGGCTGGCGCTGGTCGCCCAGCGCCGCGGGTACAAGTGCGTGTTCGTCTGCCCGGACAAGGTCAGCGAGGACAAGCGCAACGTGCTGCGCGCCTACGGGGCGGACGTGGTGGTCTGCCCGACGGCCGTCGCGCCGGAGGACCCGGATTCCTACTACAGCGTCTCCGACCGGCTGGTCGCCGACATCCCGGGCGCCTGGAAGCCCAACCAGTACGCCAACCTCAACGGCCCGGCCAGCCACTACGACACCACCGGTCCGGAGATCTGGGCCGACACCGACGGCCGGGTCACCCACTTCGTCGCAGGGGTGGGCACCGGCGGCACCATCACCGGCACCGGCCGCTACCTCAAGGACGTCTCCGAGGGCCGGGTGCAGGTCGTCGGCGCCGACCCGGAGGGGTCGGTGTACTCCGGCGGCACCGGGCGGCCCTACCTGGTCGAGGGCGTCGGGGAGGACTTCTGGCCGGCGGCCTACGACCCGGCCATCCCGGACGAGATCATCGCGGTGTCCGACGCGGATTCCTTCGATATGACCCGCCGGCTGGCTCGCGAGGAGGGCCTGCTGGTCGGCGGATCCTGCGGAATGGCGGTCGTCGCCGCCATCGACGTCGCCAAGAAGGCCGGCCCGGACGGGCTGGTCGTGGTGCTGCTGCCCGACGGTGGCCGCGGCTACCTGTCCAAGATCTTCAACGACGCCTGGATGTCCTCCTACGGGTTCCTGCGCAGTCGGCTCGACGGCAGCGTCGACGACGCGACCGCCGGTGACGTGCTGCGCCGCAAATCCGGCGAACTGCCCGATCTGGTGCACACCCACCCGTCGGAAACGGTGCGCGACGCCATCGAGATCATGCGCGAGTACGGGGTGTCGCAGATGCCCGTCGTCGGGGCCGAACCGCCGGTGATGGCCGGCGAGGTGGCCGGCAGCGTGTCCGAGCGCGAACTGCTGTCGGCGGTGTTCGAGGGCCGGGCATCGCTGGCCGACGCCGTCGCCCAGCACATGAGCCCGCCGCTTCCGATGATCGGCTCCGGGGAGTCGATCGCCGCGGTCGCGGCGGCTTTCCACGACGAGGACGCCCTGATGGTGGTCGACGGTGGCAAACCCGTCGGCGTCATCACCCGACACGACCTGCTCGGCTTCTGGTCGGAGGGCAGCAAACGGCGCTGA
- a CDS encoding cystathionine gamma-synthase, which yields MSEQRSTADSHRWAGLATRAIHAGYRPDPATGAVNAPIYASSTFAQDGVGGLRGGFEYARTGNPTRSALEASLAAVEDGAYARAFSSGMAATDTALRAMLRPGDHLIIPDDAYGGTFRLIDKVFSHWGVRHTPVALADLDAVAAAITDDTKLIWVETPTNPLLSIADIAGIVELAAPRRLKVLVDNTFASPALQNPLALGADVVLHSTTKYIGGHSDVVGGALVTNDEELDGAFAFLQNGSGAVPGPFDAYLTMRGLKTLPLRMARHSDNAFAVAEFLSLHPAVSQVLYPGLPTHPGHDVAARQMRGFGGMVSVRMRGGIEAARQLCSRTEIFILAESLGGVESLIEHPGAMTHASTAGSQLEVPEDLVRLSVGIEDISDLIADLEQALS from the coding sequence ATGAGCGAGCAGCGCAGCACCGCAGACAGTCACCGGTGGGCCGGCCTGGCCACCCGCGCGATCCACGCCGGGTACCGGCCGGATCCGGCCACCGGGGCGGTGAACGCGCCGATCTACGCCAGCTCCACCTTCGCCCAGGACGGCGTGGGCGGATTGCGCGGCGGATTCGAATACGCCCGCACCGGCAACCCGACCCGGTCCGCGTTGGAGGCCTCGCTGGCGGCGGTGGAAGACGGCGCCTACGCCCGCGCCTTCTCGTCCGGGATGGCGGCCACCGACACCGCGCTGCGGGCGATGCTGCGCCCCGGCGATCACCTGATCATCCCCGACGACGCCTACGGTGGCACCTTCCGGCTGATCGACAAGGTGTTCTCGCACTGGGGTGTTCGGCACACGCCCGTCGCGCTGGCGGACCTGGACGCCGTCGCGGCGGCGATCACCGACGACACCAAGCTGATCTGGGTGGAAACCCCGACCAACCCGCTGCTGTCCATCGCCGACATCGCGGGCATCGTCGAACTGGCCGCGCCGCGGCGGCTGAAGGTGCTGGTCGACAACACCTTTGCCTCGCCGGCACTGCAGAATCCGCTGGCGCTCGGCGCGGACGTGGTGCTGCACTCGACCACGAAGTACATCGGTGGGCATTCCGATGTGGTCGGCGGCGCCCTGGTCACCAACGACGAAGAACTCGACGGGGCGTTCGCGTTCCTGCAGAACGGATCCGGCGCGGTGCCCGGACCGTTCGACGCCTACCTGACCATGCGCGGCCTCAAGACGCTGCCGCTGCGGATGGCCCGGCACAGCGACAACGCGTTCGCGGTGGCGGAGTTCCTGTCCCTGCACCCGGCGGTGTCCCAGGTGCTCTACCCGGGCCTGCCCACGCATCCGGGCCACGACGTCGCGGCCCGGCAGATGCGCGGTTTCGGCGGGATGGTGAGCGTGCGGATGCGCGGAGGCATCGAGGCCGCGCGTCAATTGTGCTCGCGCACCGAGATTTTCATTCTCGCCGAGTCCCTCGGCGGGGTGGAGTCGTTGATCGAGCACCCGGGCGCCATGACGCACGCGTCGACCGCCGGATCTCAGCTCGAGGTGCCCGAGGACCTGGTGCGACTGTCGGTCGGCATCGAGGACATCAGCGACTTGATCGCCGACCTCGAGCAAGCGCTGAGCTGA
- a CDS encoding GPP34 family phosphoprotein — protein sequence MADIADALMQLLLDNATARPLLETAQRRRALAAATLLDLALACRIRPATEADEVPDGSLVVLAGPDPEDAVLAAALRLLSSTPLTPAAAVTRLARNTEERVIAGLRDSDRVAELRLRPSFSGPAVISGRRLRRSDRRAWLLRDRGTAAALREELLTVLVDGAPVRPPTAALIAVLYSVDGLHDLLSLEPRVWLIADERAAEIASATWVLNGEEPSVPEMNLAVTAAAVCGAL from the coding sequence ATGGCCGATATCGCCGACGCGCTGATGCAGTTGTTGCTCGACAATGCGACAGCGCGGCCGCTGCTGGAGACCGCTCAGCGCCGCCGTGCGCTGGCCGCCGCCACCCTGCTGGATCTGGCGCTGGCCTGCCGCATCCGTCCGGCCACCGAGGCCGACGAGGTCCCCGACGGATCGCTGGTGGTGCTGGCCGGCCCGGACCCCGAGGACGCGGTGCTGGCCGCGGCGCTGCGACTGCTGTCCAGCACGCCGCTGACACCGGCGGCCGCGGTGACCAGGCTGGCGCGCAACACCGAGGAGCGGGTCATCGCCGGCTTGCGGGACTCCGACCGGGTGGCCGAGTTGCGGTTGCGGCCGTCGTTCTCCGGGCCCGCGGTGATCAGCGGCCGACGGCTGCGACGCTCGGACCGTCGGGCCTGGCTGCTGCGCGATCGCGGGACGGCCGCGGCGTTGCGCGAGGAACTGTTGACCGTGCTGGTCGACGGCGCGCCGGTGCGTCCGCCGACGGCCGCGCTGATCGCGGTACTGTATTCGGTCGACGGGCTGCACGATCTGCTGTCGCTGGAACCGCGGGTCTGGCTGATCGCCGACGAGCGCGCCGCCGAGATCGCTTCGGCGACCTGGGTGTTGAACGGCGAAGAGCCGAGCGTGCCGGAGATGAATTTGGCGGTCACCGCCGCCGCGGTCTGCGGCGCGCTGTAG
- the greA gene encoding transcription elongation factor GreA: MTDTQVTWLTEESYDRLKAELDQLIANRPVIAAEINDRREEGDLRENGGYHAAREEQGQQEARIRQLQELLSNAKVGEVPKQSGIALPGSVVRVYYDGDEKDTETFLIGTREQAINDGKLEVYSPQSPLGSALIDAKVGETRRYQVPSGGTVEVTLVSAEPYHA; encoded by the coding sequence ATGACTGACACCCAGGTGACCTGGCTGACCGAGGAGTCCTACGATCGGCTCAAGGCCGAGTTGGACCAACTCATCGCCAACCGCCCCGTCATCGCCGCCGAGATCAACGACCGGCGCGAAGAGGGCGACCTGCGCGAGAACGGTGGCTACCACGCCGCCCGCGAGGAGCAGGGTCAGCAGGAGGCCCGGATCCGCCAGCTGCAGGAGTTGCTGAGCAACGCCAAGGTCGGCGAGGTGCCCAAGCAGTCCGGTATCGCGCTGCCCGGCTCGGTGGTCCGGGTCTACTACGACGGCGACGAGAAGGACACCGAGACGTTCCTGATCGGCACGCGTGAGCAGGCCATCAACGACGGCAAGCTCGAGGTCTACTCGCCGCAGTCCCCGCTGGGCTCCGCCCTGATCGACGCGAAGGTCGGCGAGACCCGGCGCTACCAGGTGCCCAGCGGCGGCACCGTCGAGGTCACGCTGGTCAGCGCCGAGCCGTACCACGCCTGA
- a CDS encoding DUF4307 domain-containing protein, whose product MAEDTLARPAHRYGRGAGGSTSSIRWPAVLTALVIVLGVVIAVIGYQKLGVSDVRGDLAAYRLIDDQTAEVTISVTRTDPDRPAVCIVRARSRDGSETGRREILVGPARESTVQVKALVKTSKPPVAGDVYGCGNDIPSYLTD is encoded by the coding sequence ATGGCCGAGGACACCCTAGCCCGACCGGCTCACCGGTACGGCCGCGGCGCGGGCGGATCGACGTCGTCGATTAGGTGGCCCGCCGTCCTGACGGCGCTGGTCATCGTGCTCGGCGTGGTGATCGCGGTGATCGGCTACCAGAAGCTGGGCGTCAGCGACGTCCGCGGCGACCTGGCCGCCTACCGGCTGATCGACGACCAGACCGCCGAGGTAACCATCAGCGTGACCCGAACCGATCCGGACCGTCCGGCGGTCTGCATCGTGCGGGCCCGGTCCCGGGACGGCAGCGAGACCGGCCGCCGCGAGATTCTGGTGGGACCCGCGCGGGAGAGCACCGTGCAGGTGAAGGCGCTGGTCAAAACCAGCAAGCCGCCGGTCGCCGGGGACGTCTACGGCTGCGGCAACGACATCCCGTCGTACCTGACCGACTAG
- the mca gene encoding mycothiol conjugate amidase Mca, protein MSELRLMAVHAHPDDESSKGAATTARYAAEGHRVLVVTLTGGERGDILNPAMDRPDVHGRIAEVRREEMARAAAILGVEHTWLGFVDSGLPQGDPPPPVPEGSFAAIPIDEPLARLVKLIREFRPHVMTTYDENGGYPHPDHIRCHEVSVAAFEAAADRDRYTDAGDPWDVAKLYYNHGFLRKRMQVLQDEFARNGRTGPFAKWLEAWDPAHDHLESRVTTRIQCADYFPHRDDALRAHATQIDPTGEFFTAPLEWQTRLWPTEEFELARSRVPVSLPENDLFEGVR, encoded by the coding sequence GTGAGTGAATTGCGGTTGATGGCCGTGCACGCGCACCCCGACGACGAGTCCAGCAAAGGGGCCGCGACGACGGCCCGTTACGCGGCCGAGGGGCACCGGGTGCTGGTGGTGACGCTGACCGGTGGTGAGCGCGGCGACATCCTCAATCCCGCGATGGACCGCCCCGACGTGCACGGCCGCATCGCCGAGGTGCGTCGCGAGGAGATGGCCCGCGCCGCGGCGATCCTGGGTGTCGAGCACACCTGGCTGGGCTTTGTGGATTCCGGGTTGCCGCAGGGCGATCCGCCGCCGCCGGTGCCGGAGGGCTCTTTTGCGGCGATCCCGATCGATGAGCCGCTGGCCCGGTTGGTGAAACTGATCCGCGAGTTCCGGCCGCACGTGATGACCACCTACGACGAGAACGGCGGCTACCCGCACCCCGACCACATCCGCTGCCACGAGGTCTCGGTGGCCGCGTTCGAGGCCGCCGCCGACCGGGACCGCTACACCGACGCCGGCGACCCGTGGGACGTCGCGAAGCTGTACTACAACCACGGTTTCCTGCGGAAGCGCATGCAGGTGTTGCAGGACGAGTTCGCCCGCAACGGCCGCACCGGCCCGTTCGCGAAGTGGCTGGAGGCCTGGGACCCGGCCCATGACCACCTGGAGTCCCGGGTCACCACGCGGATCCAGTGCGCGGACTACTTCCCGCACCGCGACGACGCGCTGCGCGCGCACGCCACCCAGATCGACCCGACCGGGGAGTTCTTCACCGCCCCCCTGGAATGGCAGACCCGGCTGTGGCCGACCGAGGAGTTCGAGTTGGCCCGGTCCCGGGTTCCGGTGAGCCTGCCCGAGAACGACCTTTTCGAAGGGGTGCGATGA